In the Lepidochelys kempii isolate rLepKem1 chromosome 4, rLepKem1.hap2, whole genome shotgun sequence genome, AGATACTGGATGCATACATTCACACACTACCACCATCTGCTAGAGCAGCTACAGTTAAAATTGTAGCAGTGTTTCAACTATAAACCCTCGTTTTAAGGAGTTTGTTCTGTCATTTGTACAAATAATTTGTGTGTTATACACTATGTGTgtctgaacacacacacatacgcacaGAAACCTGTACATCAATAATAAAGTAATGTGTATATTTTGTGTATATTTCTCAAAGTTGTTTCAAAGTAAAGAAGAATCTAAAGAAATTATAATAGGTTTACTATAGTCTCTCATGTGCAGGATTGTTTTAAGATTCAGTTGACAGCGTGGAACTGCAGTGCTGCATCCCTGAAAATAAATCTATAATACTTTTATACTGTCACAGACAGCTTGCAGAATGTAAACACACTCGTAGATGAGTGAATGAGTGAACACGCATGCAAAATAATATATGACTTTACCTCAACAGCTGGAGTAGCCTGGGTGAGTTCCAGTGAGAAATTCTCTGGCACATGATTTGATGAGATTGTCACTAGACTGTTAAGTGATTGGTGACTATGGTGGCTTTGTCGACTGCTCATTTGTCCTCTTTCTAAGGTTGGAGATGATGAAGGAGAAGATCTGTGGTGAGATCTGATGGGTAAAGTGCCATTAACAGTAGGCACAAGTGTAATGTCACCTTTGTGAATCTGTCTTGATGGTCTTTTTGGATGGTGCTGGTAAGTTGATTCTGCCACACGACAGTTGTAGGATCTTGTGTCCTTTTTCTCTCGATTGCATCTTGTAGCAAAGACAACCATAATGACCAACAACACTGCACATATTGATCCAAGTGATATAATTGTTATCATAGAAACATCCAGAGAGGGCTGGCTAATAAAGGTAGCTTCTGTGCTTGGAATTGCATAAACATATTCAAAAACAGTACATTTCAGAAGTGCTTTGGTACTAAGTGGAGGGCTGCCTTTATCCTGAACTATCACAAAAAATTCCCATTCTTTAGATGAAACAGATTCTATGCTAACATTAATATAGATGTCACATGATCTTGGGTCCATTACAAATATGTTTTCTTCATTGTCAGCTATTATGGAACAGCTTAGTTCTGAGTTCATACCAGAATCTCTGTCTATAGCCCTTATCCTAGTCACATGGAAACCACTCTCAGCATCTTTAGGGATTGAGATTTCTGCAGTGTTATTGCGTAGTGCTGGTCCCACAATAACAGGAGCATTATCATTTTCATCAATAATAGTTAGCACAACTGTGGTATTACTAACAAGTTGCTGACTTCCTCCATCTCTAGCTTGAACCACAAAGGTAATCTGATTTACTTCTTCATGATCAAAAGTTCTGAGTGCATAGATTGCACCATTGGATGGGTCAATGGTCACATAGGTGGTTATGGAACTTCCCAAAATATAACTTTCCAAAATAGTGTAGGTGACCTGTCCATTGTCCCCTAGATCTGGATCTGTGGCTGTAACAGATGTGATGTATGCACCTGGAGAGTTATTTTCTAAGATAACAACTTCATATCTGTTTGTCTGGAAGCGGGGTGGGTTGTCATTTTCATCATTGATTTGGACAGTAAAATGTTTCACTGTGGAGAGACTTGGTGTCCCCTTATCTTCAGCTATAACAGTCAAACTGTATTCAGATCTCTTTTCTCTATCTAGAGTAGCATTAGTCAAAATTAAATAGTTATTTTCATAAGTCTTCTGAAGTTTAAAGTGGCCATGCCCATGAAGCTTGCAAACTATCTCTCCATTCACGCCAGAGTCCTTGTCCTGTACCCTGACTATGGCAACAAAAGTGTCCATGGGTGACCCTTCAGAAATGTGAGCTATTTCCTCATTCCCAGGGGACATCAGGTTTAAATTAATTTCAGGTTTGTTGTCATTGACATCCACAATTTTAATGATAATTTTGCAATGAGCTGGGATAGAATTTGGACCCAAATCTTGAGCCTGAGCATCAATTTCGTAGGATTTGGTGATTTCATAGTCCACTTGTGACAGAAGGGTCAGATGGCCTTTCTCTGAGTCTATTTTAAAAGTCTCTATAATTTTGGAAGACACATGACTACTGAAAGAATACATGACTTTACCATTAGCGCCCTCATCTGGATCAGTAGCATTGAGGTCTATGAGCAAAGTACCCACTGGTGAATTTTCTAAGAGCTGAATTATATATGATTGTTGCTCAAAAACAGGACTGTTATCATTAGAATCAGAAATACTTATTTTTAGGATAGATGATCCAGATCGCTGAGGCACCCCCTTATCTGAAGCAGTGAGTTGGAGTTCGTAGCTTGACTTCAACTCCCGATCCAATTCTCTAACCACAATGAGTTCTGCATACTTGGCACCATCAGTCCTTGTTCGCActtcaatattaaaaaaatcatttgcagACAGTGAATAAGTGTGCAGAGAATTTCCCCCAACATCTGGATCAAAAGCACTGTCCAAAGGGATCCGGGTTCCTACAGCTGCACTCTCTGAAATTTCAATAGGGATGAGAGCTCTGGAAAACTGGGGAGAGTTGTCATTAATATCAAGCACTTCAACTTCAACATGGAAAAGCTGCAGATGTTcagtagggagagtgatcacatCAAACTCTATAGAGCAGTTTAAGTTTTTCTGGCAGAGTTGTTCCCGGTCAATTTTAGCTCCTATGCTGATTTCTCCATTATCCTCTCGGACTACAAGTAAAGGAGAATTCCCCCTTTGCATGGCTCGAAAACGAACTGAAGAAGGGTTaggaattttaaataaaacatcagCTACATCCTCTGATAGTCTTGCAATTACTGATCCAACTCTCTGCTCCTCATAAATCCTGTATTTCAAATTCTTGCCTAGCACATCTTTACTGAAAGATATTATCATCAGTACAAAAAGGAACATAAAGTGCATTTTACTGCTGATTTGGTGCATTTGTAAGATTTTGCAATTCATTTCTCCAAGCAAGTTAAAAAGCAATTCTTTCAACTTCCTTTGGTACCTTAAACCCAGTACACATCTGGTCctttaaaacttgaaaatgtcTTTTATAATATAGCAAAGTATTAATATCCTAGTATAGctcagaaaacttttttttttgtatacaCACCGTGTCAGGACTTCCAGATACAATCTGTATGCAATCCAATCTGTGTCATTTGTTTTCCTGCTCCTCTTCAAGGACGAAATTTGTCACATCAGTGTTTTCTCCTTCTGCAGTTAGTATCCATTTGTTGCAGAGTGCTAGCTGAATCT is a window encoding:
- the PCDH18 gene encoding protocadherin-18 isoform X2, which gives rise to MNCKILQMHQISSKMHFMFLFVLMIISFSKDVLGKNLKYRIYEEQRVGSVIARLSEDVADVLFKIPNPSSVRFRAMQRGNSPLLVVREDNGEISIGAKIDREQLCQKNLNCSIEFDVITLPTEHLQLFHVEVEVLDINDNSPQFSRALIPIEISESAAVGTRIPLDSAFDPDVGGNSLHTYSLSANDFFNIEVRTRTDGAKYAELIVVRELDRELKSSYELQLTASDKGVPQRSGSSILKISISDSNDNSPVFEQQSYIIQLLENSPVGTLLIDLNATDPDEGANGKVMYSFSSHVSSKIIETFKIDSEKGHLTLLSQVDYEITKSYEIDAQAQDLGPNSIPAHCKIIIKIVDVNDNKPEINLNLMSPGNEEIAHISEGSPMDTFVAIVRVQDKDSGVNGEIVCKLHGHGHFKLQKTYENNYLILTNATLDREKRSEYSLTVIAEDKGTPSLSTVKHFTVQINDENDNPPRFQTNRYEVVILENNSPGAYITSVTATDPDLGDNGQVTYTILESYILGSSITTYVTIDPSNGAIYALRTFDHEEVNQITFVVQARDGGSQQLVSNTTVVLTIIDENDNAPVIVGPALRNNTAEISIPKDAESGFHVTRIRAIDRDSGMNSELSCSIIADNEENIFVMDPRSCDIYINVSIESVSSKEWEFFVIVQDKGSPPLSTKALLKCTVFEYVYAIPSTEATFISQPSLDVSMITIISLGSICAVLLVIMVVFATRCNREKKDTRSYNCRVAESTYQHHPKRPSRQIHKGDITLVPTVNGTLPIRSHHRSSPSSSPTLERGQMSSRQSHHSHQSLNSLVTISSNHVPENFSLELTQATPAVEVSQLLSMLHQGQYQPRPSFRGNKYSRSYRYALQDMDKFSLKDSGRGDSEAGDSDYDLGRDSPIDRLLGEGFSDLFLTDGRIPAAMRLCTEECRVLGHSDQCWMPPLPSPSSDYRSNMFIPGEEFQPPPPQQQQQQAFEEDSQPVDSNEKKKSFSTFGKDCQNEEESEDICTSSLLSEMSSVFQRLLPPSLDTYTECNEMNRSNSLERRKGHLPAKTVSYPQGVAAWAASTHFQNPANNTGAMLGTHLSAQPSSKWLPAMEEIPENYEEDDFDNVLNHLSDGKHELMDASELVAEINKLLQDVRQN
- the PCDH18 gene encoding protocadherin-18 isoform X3, with protein sequence MNCKILQMHQISSKMHFMFLFVLMIISFSKDVLGKNLKYRIYEEQRVGSVIARLSEDVADVLFKIPNPSSVRFRAMQRGNSPLLVVREDNGEISIGAKIDREQLCQKNLNCSIEFDVITLPTEHLQLFHVEVEVLDINDNSPQFSRALIPIEISESAAVGTRIPLDSAFDPDVGGNSLHTYSLSANDFFNIEVRTRTDGAKYAELIVVRELDRELKSSYELQLTASDKGVPQRSGSSILKISISDSNDNSPVFEQQSYIIQLLENSPVGTLLIDLNATDPDEGANGKVMYSFSSHVSSKIIETFKIDSEKGHLTLLSQVDYEITKSYEIDAQAQDLGPNSIPAHCKIIIKIVDVNDNKPEINLNLMSPGNEEIAHISEGSPMDTFVAIVRVQDKDSGVNGEIVCKLHGHGHFKLQKTYENNYLILTNATLDREKRSEYSLTVIAEDKGTPSLSTVKHFTVQINDENDNPPRFQTNRYEVVILENNSPGAYITSVTATDPDLGDNGQVTYTILESYILGSSITTYVTIDPSNGAIYALRTFDHEEVNQITFVVQARDGGSQQLVSNTTVVLTIIDENDNAPVIVGPALRNNTAEISIPKDAESGFHVTRIRAIDRDSGMNSELSCSIIADNEENIFVMDPRSCDIYINVSIESVSSKEWEFFVIVQDKGSPPLSTKALLKCTVFEYVYAIPSTEATFISQPSLDVSMITIISLGSICAVLLVIMVVFATRCNREKKDTRSYNCRVAESTYQHHPKRPSRQIHKGDITLVPTVNGTLPIRSHHRSSPSSSPTLERGQMSSRQSHHSHQSLNSLVTISSNHVPENFSLELTQATPAVEQVSQLLSMLHQGQYQPRPSFRGNKYSRSYRYALQDMDKFSLKDSGRGDSEAGDSDYDLGRDSPIDRLLGEGFSDLFLTDGRIPADESFEAHPSLPHLQHPV
- the PCDH18 gene encoding protocadherin-18 isoform X1, which encodes MNCKILQMHQISSKMHFMFLFVLMIISFSKDVLGKNLKYRIYEEQRVGSVIARLSEDVADVLFKIPNPSSVRFRAMQRGNSPLLVVREDNGEISIGAKIDREQLCQKNLNCSIEFDVITLPTEHLQLFHVEVEVLDINDNSPQFSRALIPIEISESAAVGTRIPLDSAFDPDVGGNSLHTYSLSANDFFNIEVRTRTDGAKYAELIVVRELDRELKSSYELQLTASDKGVPQRSGSSILKISISDSNDNSPVFEQQSYIIQLLENSPVGTLLIDLNATDPDEGANGKVMYSFSSHVSSKIIETFKIDSEKGHLTLLSQVDYEITKSYEIDAQAQDLGPNSIPAHCKIIIKIVDVNDNKPEINLNLMSPGNEEIAHISEGSPMDTFVAIVRVQDKDSGVNGEIVCKLHGHGHFKLQKTYENNYLILTNATLDREKRSEYSLTVIAEDKGTPSLSTVKHFTVQINDENDNPPRFQTNRYEVVILENNSPGAYITSVTATDPDLGDNGQVTYTILESYILGSSITTYVTIDPSNGAIYALRTFDHEEVNQITFVVQARDGGSQQLVSNTTVVLTIIDENDNAPVIVGPALRNNTAEISIPKDAESGFHVTRIRAIDRDSGMNSELSCSIIADNEENIFVMDPRSCDIYINVSIESVSSKEWEFFVIVQDKGSPPLSTKALLKCTVFEYVYAIPSTEATFISQPSLDVSMITIISLGSICAVLLVIMVVFATRCNREKKDTRSYNCRVAESTYQHHPKRPSRQIHKGDITLVPTVNGTLPIRSHHRSSPSSSPTLERGQMSSRQSHHSHQSLNSLVTISSNHVPENFSLELTQATPAVEQVSQLLSMLHQGQYQPRPSFRGNKYSRSYRYALQDMDKFSLKDSGRGDSEAGDSDYDLGRDSPIDRLLGEGFSDLFLTDGRIPAAMRLCTEECRVLGHSDQCWMPPLPSPSSDYRSNMFIPGEEFQPPPPQQQQQQAFEEDSQPVDSNEKKKSFSTFGKDCQNEEESEDICTSSLLSEMSSVFQRLLPPSLDTYTECNEMNRSNSLERRKGHLPAKTVSYPQGVAAWAASTHFQNPANNTGAMLGTHLSAQPSSKWLPAMEEIPENYEEDDFDNVLNHLSDGKHELMDASELVAEINKLLQDVRQN